A region from the Osmerus eperlanus chromosome 11, fOsmEpe2.1, whole genome shotgun sequence genome encodes:
- the sarm1 gene encoding NAD(+) hydrolase SARM1, producing MFSSERLSVPEYVSRLQTRRSGTSDPKAVSPGVHADVQAVLDSSLPSLRSAIKTLKSAKDTSDLDETRRAIAEIYQLVEEAWVLPTVGRQVAEDMCNRIRLDGGLELLLQLLLTPAVEITYESAKLLEQILVSENRDYVARMGLGVILNLTREQEDAQLARSVSGILEHMFKHTEETSVQLITNGGLDALLFWCRGTDPTVLRHCAVALANCAMYGGHRCQRLMIEKQAAEWLFPLAFSKEDELIRFHSCLAVAVLAANREIEKEVVKSGTLELVEPFIASLDPDEFARSLLDSEHSMQGRTAADLQQLLPLLDGTRLEGKCIAAFYLCVETSIKSRQRNTKIFQEIGAVQSLKRIVMYSSNGTACALAKRALSAMDEDVPRRILSSVPNWKSGEVQTWLQQVGFSAYSDRFQELQVDGDLLLNITDQDLSADLGMTTGLTRKRFLRDLRVLKTYANYSTCDPNNMADWLAEVDPRFRQYTYGLVQSGIDRNSLLHLTDQQLSSDCHIENGVHRARILATMHQPFKPCLTDSQPPGPDVFISYRRTTGSQLASLLKVHLQVRGFSVFIDVEKLEAGKFEDKLIQSVQRARNFILVLSANALDKCIGDTGMKDWVHKEIVTALGGKKNIVPVTDNFVWPDPNCLPEDMRTILNFNGIKWSHEYQEATIEKILRFLKGNTDHNQTDCPESSKGSKQK from the exons ATGTTCAGCTCCGAAAGACTCTCAGTTCCGGAGTATGTCAGCCGTCTGCAGACCCGGAGGTCTGGCACCTCGGACCCAAAAGCGGTCTCGCCAGGTGTCCACGCAGACGTCCAGGCGGTATTGGAttcttctctcccatctctgcGCTCCGCTATTAAAACATTAAAATCTGCCAAAGATACCTCGGATTTGGACGAGACTCGCAGGGCGATAGCAGAGATATACCAATTAGTGGAGGAGGCCTGGGTTTTACCTACAGTGGgccgtcaggtggctgaggacATGTGCAACCGAATAAGGCTAGATGGAGGACTGGAGTTGCTGTTGCAGCTTCTCCTGACACCTGCTGTGGAAATCACCTACGAGTCTGCCAAGCTACTGGAGCAGATCCTGGTGTCCGAGAACAG AGATTATGTGGCACGAATGGGCCTTGGGGTCATTCTCAACCTGACACGAGAACAGGAGGATGCGCAGCTCGCTCGCAGTGTCTCCGGCATCCTTGAGCACATgttcaaacacacagaggagacgtCAGTTCAACTCATCACCAACGGTGGTCTGGACGCACTTCTGTTCTGGTGCCGAGGCACCGACCCCACTGTGCTTCGCCACTGCGCCGTGGCCCTCGCCAACTGTGCCATGTACGGCGGCCACCGGTGCCAGCGGTTGATGATAGAGAAACAGGCTGCGGAGTGGCTTTTCCCTTTAGCCTTTTCCAAAGAGGATGAGCTTATTCGTTTCCATTCGTGCTTGGCTGTCGCCGTGCTAGCAGCTAACCGGGAAATTGAGAAAGAGGTTGTTAAGTCCGGGACTTTGGAGTTGGTGGAGCCATTCATCGCATCGTTGGACCCGGATGAATTTGCCCGCAGCTTGCTGGACAGCGAGCACAGCATGCAGGGACGGACCGCGGCAGACCTGCAGCAGCTCCTGCCCCTGCTGGATGGAACCAGGCTTGAGGGGAAGTGCATAGCTGCCTTCTATCTGTGTGTCGAGACCAGCATCAAGTCACGCCAGCGCAACACCAAG atatTCCAGGAGATTGGTGCGGTCCAGAGCCTGAAGAGGATTGTCATGTATTCTAGTAACGGGACAGCCTGTGCCCTGGCCAAGCGGGCCCTGTCTGCGATGGATGAGGATGTGCCGAGGCGTATCCTGTCATCTGTTCCTAACTGGAAGAGTGGGGAGGTGCAAACCTGGCTCCAACAAGTTGGCTTTAGTGCCTATAGTGACCGcttccag GAGCTACAAGTGGATGGAGACCTATTGTTGAATATCACAGACCAGGATCTGAGTGCTGACTTGGGCATGACCACAGGACTCACACGCAAGAG GTTCCTCAGAGACCTGCGCGTGCTGAAGACTTACGCCAACTACTCCACATGTGACCCCAACAACATGGCCGACTGGCTAGCGGAAGTGGACCCACGCTTCCGCCAGTACACCTACGGCCTGGTGCAGTCGGGCATTGACCGCAACAGCCTTCTCCACCTCACCGACCAGCAGCTCTCTTCTGACTGTCACATAGAGAACGGTGTCCACCGTGCCCGGATCTTGGCAACCATGCATCAGCCTTTCAAACCCTGCCTGACTGACTCCCAACCCCCTGGACCAGACGTGTTTATCAGTTACAGAAGGACTACTGGCTCTCAACTGGCCAG cctgttgAAGGTGCACCTTCAGGTGAGAGGATTCAGCGTCTTTATCGACGTTGAGAAACTGGAGGCAGGCAAATTTGAGGACAAGCTTATTCAGAGTGTGCAGCGGGCACGTAACTTCATCTTGGTGCTATCCGCCAACGCCCTTGACAAATGCATCGGTGACACAGGCATGAAGGACTGGGTGCACAAG GAGATAGTCACTGCCCTGGGAGGAAAAAAGAACATAGTTCCTGTCACAGATAACTTTGTGTGGCCTGACCCCAACTGTCTGCCTGAGGACATGAGAACCATTCTCAACTTTAATGGCATCAA GTGGTCCCACGAGTACCAGGAAGCCACCATTGAGAAGATCCTGCGCTTTCTTAAAGGCAACACCGATCACAACCAGACCGACTGCCCCGAGAGCTCGAAGGGGTCCAAGCAAAAGTAG